In Oreochromis aureus strain Israel breed Guangdong linkage group 15, ZZ_aureus, whole genome shotgun sequence, a single genomic region encodes these proteins:
- the LOC116318227 gene encoding katanin p60 ATPase-containing subunit A1-like produces MMTFFLRVNIADEMTIYSSRKHALVAVGPLFAAKGRVELLKTNLRELELASDVDLDKIAEQMEGYTGADITNVSRDASLMAMRRRIKGLTPEEMRRLSQDEVDKPITMEDFESALRKVSKSVSAADLEKYEKWIEEFGSC; encoded by the exons atgaTGACCTTCTTTCTTCGTGTAAATATTGCTGATGAAATGACCATTTACTCAAGCAGAAAGCATGCTCTAGTTGCTGTTGGCCCTCTGTTTGCAGCTAAGGGGCGAGTGGAGCTGCTCAAGACGAACCTGAGGGAGCTGGAGCTGGCCAGCGACGTGGACTTGGACAAGATTGCTGAGCAGATGGAGGGTTACACAGGAGCTGACATCACTAACGTGAGCAG GGACGCATCTCTGATGGCCATGAGGCGAAGGATCAAAGGCCTCACTCCAGAGGAGATGCGCAGACTTTCCCAGGATGAGGTGGACAAGCCCATCACCATGGAGGACTTTGAGTCCGCTCTGAGGAAAGTGTCCAAATCAGTTTCTGCAGCTGACCTGGAAAAGTATGAAAAGTGGATCGAAGAGTTTGGCTCCTGCTAA